In the Planctomycetota bacterium genome, one interval contains:
- a CDS encoding phytanoyl-CoA dioxygenase family protein produces the protein MADVTQGYEDSTYLLGDAGALRARGEADGYLFFAGRIPTEPLVELRRQIISIIDKHGLLHADSTDDEPRADAEKVSAEPFFAGCTEPIYTDVQRLELFHRIAHHPTILDVFETLFAGPVLPHPRNIARVLLPGKNARPTPPHQDYIHIQGAVQTWTAWFPLTDVPRELGGLSVMPASHRKGIIAVGGAEGAGGLETQLCPGENTWIEHDFKLGDVLIFPSTTVHKGLPNQLGDRIRLSCDFRYQDAADDIEQQSLDPHRQVLTWDEIYAGWERDDLKYYWQKHDLHMSLWDESIRWQKERICN, from the coding sequence ATGGCAGATGTAACGCAAGGCTACGAGGATTCGACGTATCTTCTCGGTGACGCAGGGGCTTTGCGTGCCCGGGGCGAGGCCGATGGTTACTTGTTCTTCGCCGGACGCATTCCGACCGAGCCGTTGGTCGAACTCCGTCGACAGATCATCTCGATCATCGACAAGCACGGGCTGTTACATGCGGATTCGACCGATGACGAGCCGCGCGCGGACGCGGAGAAAGTTTCGGCCGAGCCGTTCTTCGCCGGGTGTACCGAGCCGATCTATACCGACGTCCAACGGCTCGAACTGTTCCACCGCATCGCCCATCACCCGACGATCCTCGACGTCTTCGAAACACTCTTCGCCGGCCCGGTTTTGCCACACCCGCGGAACATCGCTCGTGTTCTTTTGCCGGGCAAAAACGCTCGGCCCACGCCGCCACACCAGGATTACATCCACATCCAAGGAGCGGTGCAGACGTGGACCGCGTGGTTCCCGCTGACCGATGTCCCGCGTGAACTCGGCGGGCTGTCGGTGATGCCCGCGTCCCATCGCAAGGGCATCATCGCCGTCGGTGGTGCCGAAGGTGCCGGCGGCCTTGAAACCCAACTCTGTCCGGGGGAAAACACCTGGATCGAGCATGACTTCAAACTCGGCGACGTCTTGATCTTCCCCAGCACCACCGTGCACAAGGGCCTGCCCAACCAACTAGGCGACCGTATCCGCCTCTCTTGCGACTTTCGCTACCAGGACGCCGCTGACGACATCGAACAGCAATCCCTCGATCCGCATCGCCAGGTGCTCACCTGGGACGAGATTTACGCCGGCTGGGAGCGCGACGACCTGAAGTACTACTGGCAGAAGCACGATCTGCACATGTCGCTCTGGGACGAAAGCATCCGCTGGCAAAAAGAGCGGATTTGTAACTGA
- a CDS encoding MoxR family ATPase: protein MSEQQTPADVQALTDAFRKDYLAIKAEIGKAIVGHSEIVDGVLTCLFCGGHALLEGVPGLGKTALIRALSEALHLKFTRIQFTPDLMPADVIGTNVIMENDEGHREFKFMEGPIFAQIVLADEINRATPKTQSAMLEAMQEKQVTAGGDIRKLERPFFVMATQNPLEQEGTYPLPEAQLDRFFFKLQVQYSNRQELAEILDRTTKGITPQLSAVLDGAKILEHQKLVTKVAIAPHVQDFAIRCVLATHPGGEFATPMVNQYVNVGASPRAAQAITLAAKVRALVDGRFHVAADDVKAVAIPAMRHRVALNFEGEAEGVSTDDVLKQITAETPESLGTVAA from the coding sequence ATGTCCGAACAGCAAACCCCCGCCGACGTTCAAGCACTCACCGATGCGTTTCGCAAGGATTACCTGGCCATCAAAGCCGAGATCGGCAAGGCGATCGTCGGGCACTCGGAGATCGTCGACGGCGTGCTCACGTGTCTGTTCTGCGGCGGTCACGCGTTGCTCGAAGGCGTGCCCGGACTTGGCAAGACGGCGTTGATTCGTGCGTTGTCCGAGGCGCTGCACCTGAAGTTCACCCGCATCCAGTTCACGCCGGACCTCATGCCGGCCGACGTGATCGGGACGAACGTCATCATGGAAAACGACGAGGGGCACCGCGAGTTCAAGTTCATGGAGGGGCCGATCTTTGCCCAGATCGTGCTCGCCGACGAGATCAATCGTGCCACGCCCAAGACGCAGTCGGCCATGCTCGAGGCCATGCAGGAGAAACAGGTCACTGCCGGCGGCGACATCCGCAAGCTCGAACGCCCGTTCTTCGTGATGGCCACGCAGAACCCGCTCGAACAAGAGGGCACTTATCCGCTGCCCGAAGCGCAGCTCGACCGCTTCTTCTTCAAGTTGCAGGTGCAGTACTCCAACCGCCAGGAGCTGGCCGAGATACTCGATCGGACGACCAAGGGCATCACGCCGCAACTCTCGGCCGTGCTCGACGGGGCGAAAATCCTCGAACATCAAAAGCTCGTGACCAAGGTCGCGATCGCGCCACATGTACAGGACTTCGCGATCCGTTGCGTGCTGGCGACGCACCCCGGCGGCGAGTTCGCGACGCCGATGGTGAACCAGTACGTCAACGTCGGTGCATCGCCCCGCGCGGCTCAGGCGATCACGCTTGCCGCAAAGGTTCGGGCGCTCGTTGATGGTCGCTTCCACGTCGCCGCCGACGATGTCAAGGCCGTCGCCATCCCCGCGATGCGTCACCGCGTGGCGCTCAACTTCGAGGGCGAAGCCGAGGGCGTGAGCACCGATGATGTGCTCAAGCAGATCACCGCCGAAACCCCTGAATCCCTCGGCACCGTCGCGGCGTAA